A stretch of DNA from candidate division WOR-3 bacterium:
ATAAACGCCGTAAGCCTTCCCGAAGCGGTTCAAAAGATGATAGACGAAAGAGCTTCGGTGGAAGCCATGGGCGGACTTGGCGGATTCACGCAGTATCAAGCCGCGAGCGCTTTGAGAGACGCGGCAAAGAACGAAGGCGGAGGAGCCGGAGCCGGAGTCGGTATGGGAGCCGGACTTGGCATGGGTTTGATGATGCCCGGAATGATAAATCAGGCCATGCAAAATGCCACACAACAGCCCACACAAAATCAGGCGACAATACAATGTCCTAACTGTCATGCGGTTATTCCGGCAAAATCAGCTTTTTGTCCTTCATGCGGGAAACCGGTACAAACTACCAAAATCTGCCCTCATTGCAACAGCCAAATACCTGCTGACGCGAAATTCTGTCCTAATTGCGGGAAAGAAGTCACCGCGCAATTGATAAAATGCCCGCATTGTCAAAAAATGATCCCCGCTGGGTCGAAGTTCTGCCCTGAATGCGGAAAACAGATTTAGTAAAAAAAACTCAAAACGGGGAGCATCATGAACAGATTATTTTTTTCGGCGATGTTGATATTTTACGGCGTTAATATCTGCGCTTTCAACGCTTCTATATCGCCAGGGGTTTCAGTCCTGTCTTCCGATTATTTCGACAACGGGCGAACCCTTGCAATCGGAACCCAATTCGGGAAAAAATTCGCCGGTTTTTACCCTTTTTCAGAATTTTCTTTCATCCAAGCCAGGGGCGAAAAGAGAGATGATTTAAGTCTTACGATATTACTTCTGAAAGGCGGTTTGAGAAGGCATCTTTTCAACCTGACGCCGAGAAACGATATCTCTTTTGCTTTTGCTACGGGTGTTTCATTGACTAAAATCAGCACCGAAAATTCTTCTGAGACATCGTATATTCCGTGGATTTTTCCGGCTTTGGGTTTGACGTTTGAATTGAATCAAAGCGTCGGAATAATCGGAGATTTTTCTTACGGCATTTCTCTGGAAAAATCCCGCTCTTCTCTGATAATGTTGGGGCTTGGCTTAAAGGTTGGGAGTTGAAATGAAAGCCGTCATGATTATTTCTATTGTAGTCGTTCTTTTCATAGGGTGTTCAAGCGAAACGAATCTTTCGCGTTTGTCCGAGGAATACTTTCCCTTTCCGGACACGGGAAGTTTCTGGGTTTACACCGACTCCGCGAACAATACAGTGACGGTGTCCGTCACGCAAGTCAATTATTTCTACGAAGGAAGATATTGTTCGGTCTGGGATTTCAACGGGACAAATTTCTACGCATGGAAAGACAATGGGTCTGTGAAAACCCACAGAAAAATGATCAAAGACTTCGGAGGTTATTCTTATATCGTCGAAAACAGATGGGCGGATTTGTTTAAGCTCCCGTTTATCGACGGCGACAGGTGGTCAGAGATCTTCACCAACAGCCTGAACATTGCAGGGTCAATTTACGATGTGAAAATAACAACTGGCGTCACCCTGGCAAAACTCGACAATTACACAGTTCCCGCAGGAACATACAACAGCTGTTATCGAGTGCAGATTACCGAAAACATTGAAGAATCCTCGTCTCTGACCGGCAACCATATTTCGACATACACGAGGAGTTATGTGTTGGCGCCTTCGAAAGGGATAATCTTTTTCAGCGATTCCACAGGAGAATATTCTCTGACCGATATCGAGCTTAACTGACGAAAAATGCCTTTTCCAACATACGCCGGCGTTTTGTTGTGGCAGGTCTTTTATGTTGTCTCGATAGTCTTAGCGCGGAAAAGAAATAACAATTATTTCCTCCTTGTATCAGGCTCAGGGCTGTTGGCGCTTTCTCTTTTCTGCAGAATTTCACAAGTCAACGAAATGTTTTTTTCTTCTTTCGTCTTTCTCAACATTTACGTATTTTTCATTTTTCTTGAAAAACACAAAGCCCTCGCTTCGTGGTTCGCCGTCGCTTCTTTATTTTCATTCCGGCTCCTGGATCTGGACTCAGCCTTCGGCTTCGCCTTTCAAAACGGCGAAATCCTCTACCGAGGGGTCAACTGGAATATAGTGGGAATTTTCACGGGCACAATGATTCTCGCTGACCTTTTCATGAAATCCCGGGCTCCGGAATTCATATCCGAAAAAATCACAAAAAAAGCCTCTACCGCGGGTTTCGCGTTGGTCCTCGTATCGGCGTTTTCCGGTGCTATATCGATATTTTGCGAGAATGTAGCCGCCCTGCTGATTGTCGCTCCTGTCGCTTTCAGCATAGCGGAAAAACTAAAAGTATCCCCTTTGCCTTTTCTCGTCTCCTCGGCAGTTTTTTCAAACCTTGAAGGAGCTTCTACTCTGATCGGAGATCCTCCCAGCATAATTCTAGCGGTCAATACAGGCATGAATTTCAACGATTTCTTTTTCAAACTCGGAAGACCCGGGATTTTTTTCGCGGTTCAATTAGGCGCTTTAGCTGGGCTAAGCTTTCTTTATTTCAAGTTCAAAAACCTCAAACAGCCCTTGGAAAAGGTTGAAGAAACTAAAGTCCTCTCCTGGGTTCCTGCTTTTCTTTTGATCTTCCTCACGTTGGGGCTGGTTTTTCTATCCGTGCTTAAGCTCGGTTTTGATTTCACGGGAGGAATTCTGTGCATGATACTCGCTTCGTCTGGACTGTTTTTTTGGAAATTGAAACAGAGAAAGACAAATACTTTGAGAAGAATTCTCAGAGAATTCGATTTCGAAACCGTTTTCCTTCTGATGGGTATTTTTATTCTCGTGTCTGGATTGAGTAAGGCCGGAGTCATCGAAACCGTAGCCGCTTTTATAGGAGACAAAACGAGGGGTAATTTTACCTTGACTTTCGTCTTTTTTGCGCTCTCGAGCATGCTTTTTTCGGCTTTCATTGACAACGTCCCTTTCGTTTCCGCTATGATTCCTATTTGTATTTCAATGTCTTCGCATATAGGTTTTGATCAAATTCAATCCCTTTCCCTCGCTTTCGCGGTCACACTCGGAGCTTCCATCGGAGGAAACATAACGCCTGTTGGAGCTTCTTCGAACATTGTCGCTGTCGGTCTGCTGAGAAAAAGAGGATACAAAGTGCCGTTTTTAGATTTCGTCAAAATAGGACTGCCTTTTACACTTTTTTCGACTTTGGCATCGGTCGCTTTTATTTATCTTTTTTGGCGTTGATTTTCATTGCGGCAACTTTCTAAATAAACTAAAATGTAAAGAAATTGTTGCTATTCAAAAAGGAGGGTGCATGAAGAGCAAATTTTCGGTTGTTTTGCTCGTCGCGGTGGCTTTTCTGATACCAATTGCTTCTCTGAACGCCAGAGTTAGCCTCGACGGATCCGGGGGCTGGTTTAGAATACCTTCCGCCTACAATCTCGGAAAAGGTACTTTCACGATAGGTTCGAGGTTTATGCTCAACTACTATTCTTTTGAAGATTCTTTTCCGACCACGCTGGTCTATTACGACACAACTTGGACAGGCCCCGTTTATACGGTCGACACTACCGTCAGGGACACCATAGTCAAAACTGGAGACGCTTTGATGTGCGTCACAATCCCTTTTGGAATGTCCTATGCGATAACGGACTTTGATGAATTCGGCCTGACCTGGGTATTTTATTACGACCGTTTCATAGCCCAGCACATTCACATAAGACCTGACAACCCAGGGATAATAGAGAGTGATTCTCTCGGAACTTTTCAATATTTCGGCAGAAACAGCATAGTGAGTTCATCCATAGGAGACTTGTCCCTTTTCTACAAAAGGACCATTCCAATAAACGAAAAATTCACTATGGGCGGTCTCATTCAGATAATATTCCCCACGGGTCCAGAAAGAGAAGATACTTTTACGCGAAGGACCACTCCAGACACAATCAGAGTCAGCGAAGACGACATAACTTGGAACGGCGGGATATTCAGGACTTTCAGGCAGGGTTTTGGCGGAGGAGTCAGCATTATAGGAACCTTCAAGCCCATTCCGGAATCTCCTTTTTCCTTCGGAGGAGTGCTTGGATACAATTACCTGGGTTACAATGAATACCAGACCATAAACGTCGGAATCGGCGCTTCTTTCAAGGGAAAATATTTCGAACCTTTCGTCGAAGCGACGGGAACTTTTGTCCTTTCCCCAGACAGCATAGCGAGTCCGTTGAGGCTTACTCCCGGAATCAGATTCACGTCTCTCCCGGGTCTCTACCTCGATATAGCGTATGATTTCAGGCTTACATCGAACGACAAATACAACGTCGAAAGTTACGCTTTCAGCCCTGAATGGCTCGCATCCGTTGGATTCGGTTGGTCTTACGATTTTATCCCGGAACGCCCGAAACTCGCATGGATAGCCGGCACGGTGACCGACTCGAGGACGATGACCGGAATTCAAAACGCTCAAGTCACTTTCACCGACACAACTGTAGACGAATTCGTATTCCCCGGTTTAGCGACAGACGAGTTTGGTTCATGGTATGTCTCAGAAATACCTGCGCCGAGGTATTTTGAAGTCAACGTAAACGCAGAAGGCTATTCCTCGGCGAATCCTAGACCTGTTTTTGTATATCCCGAAGACTCGTTGACGGACATAGATTTCGTCCTTGACAAAGAACAGGGAATGATAAGCGGTATAGTCTACGAAATTAAATCCGACGCAACGACCTCGCCTATAGCCGCCTCCATAAACATTTCAGGAGACACTACACTCACGATAGACACTGACGAAAATGGTAAATTCGAAATAACTCTTCTTCCGGGCACATACACCTTTGAAGCGTTTTTGACCGGATACATACCTTCGAGAAAAGGCTTCGACCTCGCAAGCGACCAGGTTTTGGTGACAGAGTTCAACCTTCTCAAAGAGAAAGCCGAACTCGTTTTCCACAACATCAATTTCGAGGTCAACAAAGCTGACTTGCTTCCCGAGTCCTATACTGTCCTAAATCAGGTCGCCAGACTTCTCAAAGAGAACCCTGATGTCCGGATAGAAATTCAAGGACACACGGACAGCGACGGAAGCAACTCTCACAATCAGACGCTTTCAGAAGCAAGGGCTAATTCTGTTCGCAACTACCTCATAAACACCCAAGGTATATCTCCCGACAAACTAACCGCGGTTGGTTACGGTGAGACAAGACTTATGATAACGCCTGAAAGGTCAAGAGAAGACAAGAGGATGAACAGAAGAGTTGAATTTCACGTCATTGAAAACTAAGCGAGGTGAAAGATGAAAAAATATTCTATCGCACTTTTATTTCTCCTCGTCTCTTCGGCTCTGTCCGCTGTTCTTCCCACAAGGACTCTTAGCGTCGAGACAGGATACATCCTCCCTCACCGAGATTCAAAAATCGGTATAGGAGACGTCGCGGTGGGACTTTACGACTATACGCAAATAGGTTCCAATTCTCTGTTAGACGTGTTTTTAATCCCCAACGTCAAAATCAAAGCAGGCGGATTTATCGGCGACCTGCCGATTTCCGTTTCCACAGGCGCTTATTACTGGGATTTTCTCGGTTATTCACCGATTCTTTCGCAGAGCACAAATGAACTCCTAACAGAAGAACTCACTGGAACTCTTACCGGAAAACTCTACGGATACGGATTTTTCTTCGGAGTCAGCTATCTCATATCCCGTCAGCTCGGCTCCATCCACCTCGGTTATGAAATTGACAAAGTTTTGACTGATATAAGAGGCATAGGAGACTTCTCGATCGATCCAAGAGAATACGTTGAAAATACTGATATTTACCTTATCAGCCCAAGGGTTTGGGGTGAGACGGATTCCTGGCACCAGACTGTAACAGCCGCAAACGATCTTTCCTTCGGGGTGATGAAGTTCTACACCGAACTCGGTTACGATTTCGAACTTGAAAAAATGAAATGGGGTGCGGGTTTCGGTATAAACGCCGCCTCAAATTGTGAAATCATGCTTGGCGTCCTCGGACCAGGCGTCGAAATCGATGAGATCAACACTGGCGTAGTGCCTGTATTCCAAGCCATTTGGAACTTCGATTACGTGGAGGAAAAATGAACAAAAAGCTTCTCTTTTTGACAATTGCTATAGCCGCCATAGCTCTGATCGGCTGTAACACGATAATTCACATCACGAGCAGATCTGATCCGAAAAGGCTCGACACAAACGTCGGAGGCAGAATCAACAAGCCTTACGACTTCGAGAAAGTTTCAGGGCTCGATGTTCCGGACGACATAGAAATGAAACTTGTCCGCGCGCATTTTTACGGCCACGTCGCTTTGAGCGTCGATTCGGGGGCAGTTGACTCCCTCAGACCCAGCATTATCTATGTATTTTTGAGCAAGACAGATTCAACAGACGTACCCCTGGACACCAACACTGCTGTTCCGCCTACAAATCCTGTCTACAACAGGGACAACCACAGGCTGATCATCACGATAGATTTCGCTCCGCTCAGCCCTCTTGGAGACTCCGCTGATTTCACGATAAACGCCGAACTCAACAGAGACGACCTAATCTGGGCAGATGAAATATTCAAATCCGACAATGATTTCTACGTCAAAGCGGTCCTGATTCCGCCGATTACAAATGTAAATGTCCAGACAGATGTAACTGCTTGGGTTGACGACGCTTACTTCGAAGTCGATTTTGAAAAAGAAACGGGCGGGTTGTTTCCGTTGTTGTTCTGGTTCTAAAATTACTGGGGAAGCTTTTAGCTTCCCCAAACCCATTGAAATGAAATACGAAGACGCTGGTGTAAACATTGGGAAAGCCGGTAAAGCTCTCGAGAAAATAAAAAACGTCGTCAAAAGCACTTTTGACGAAAGAGTTGTCCAGGACATAGGAAACTTCGGTGCGCTTTTCTCGAATGGCGAAAGGGGTTATCTCGTTTCGTCAGCCGACGGCGTCGGGACCAAACTAAAAGTCGCTTTCGCGACCGGTGAACACTCGACAGTAGGTCAGGATCTGGTCAACCACTGCGTGAACGATATATTCGTCCTCGGAGCAATCCCCATGTTCTTTTTGGACTACATAGCGACAGGAAGTTTAGACGAACAGACCTACGAAAGCTTGATCGGGGGGCTGGCAAAAGCCTGCAGGGAAAATTCATGCTCTCTAATTGGCGGAGAAACCGCGGAGATGCCGGGTTTTTACTCCGAGGGGGAATATGACATCGCTGGATTCATTGTTGGAGAGGTGGCAAAAGAAGACGTCCTGGGTTCACATTTGATAAAACAAAGCGATGTGATCTACGGAATAGAATCTTCGGGACTGCACACTAACGGCTATTCTTTGGCCAGAAAGATTTTAAAAGAAAACAACATCGACTTTTCCTCTTACAGCGAGGATTTAAAAGCGAGCTGGGGTGAAGCTCTGCTGAAGGTCCACAGATCATACCTTTCTGTCCTCAAACAGGCTGTCAAAGAAAAGAAAATCGTTTCAGCCCTGGCGCACATCACAGGCGGCGGTATAAAGGGAAATCTGGAAAGGTCCATTCCGAAAAATCTCGACGCAAAAATCCAGATAAACTGGACCATACCTCCCATATTTAAAATCCTCCAAAAACTTGGGGGAGTACCCCTTTCAGAGATGTTTCTCGCCTTCAATATGGGAATAGGCATGATTTGTTCTGTTCCGCAGGAAAAGACATCTGAATTTGAAAGATACCTTATGGGGAAAAACGAAAATATTCACAGAGTAGGTCTCTTCGAGGAAGGCACGGGAAAAGTAACAATTGAAGGAATCGAATAAAACTAAATTTTTTCGTTTTGTAATCAAAAAGCGCACCCCCAGGGACAGTTTCTCCTTCGTGAAAGAAGTGATAAGGGAATCGAACAACCAATGGGGGCTGTTGTCTTGCGCGGTTTTTAAACACTGGGACATGAACTCCGTTAAAGACATAGTCGATTTCTCAAAAAAACTCCCGGAGTGTTCAAATTACGATTTTTCGGACATAAAGAAAATTGAAAAAATAACTCTTGAGGATATTTTTTCTTTTTGACCTTGTCTATCTCTCCAAATTGTATATATTTTTATTGTATGTGTATTTACTATAGAACTTTACCCAGGCTTTAACAGGGGTTAGAATTTTTTGGTTTCTTTTTTTAACAATCCGCTCGAGGGAGTGTTTTAGTGTATAAATACAGAACCCATGAAGAAACTCCTTTTATGGATGTAGTTGTAAAAAAAACGACTGTCGTAGTCACCGCAGAAGTGCCGGGTCTGAAATCGGACGATATACTCATTCGTCTGGAAAAAAACAAGTTGACCATAATTTCGAAAACACCGCCGGCCCATACAGTCGAAGGAAAATATATCCTTATGGAAAGATGCCACAATCCTTTTAACAGAACAATAGTGCTGCCGCTGGTAATCGACCCTGACTCCATCAAAACCAACCTTTCAGGCGGCATTTTAACCATTTATCTATCGATTTTGAAGGAGATAGATTCTGCAAGAACAATCCAATTACTCTGACAAAAAACCTCTGCCAGTTGTTCCCCCGCTTATACTGCCTCTATTGGCTCTTGAAAAACAGCTGATATATCCAAATCTTCCTCTTGTAGTTGTGGTTTCAAGCCAACAAGACATAGACATGATAAACGAAATCCTCAAATCAAGGGACAAATCCCTTGTGGCAGCGTTAAAAAAAGAAAATTTCGAAGCCGGATCCCCCAAAGAGGATCAAATCTACGACATAGGAGTCGTCTCCCTGGTGACCAAACTGATGAATTACGATGAAAATTACAGAATAATAATTCAAGGCAGAAAAAGAGTTCGGCTTCAGAAAATTTTTGACGGCGGGAAATACTCAAAAGCGGAATGTGTAGCGGTCGATGATACACATGAATCCGGAATTGAGACAGAAGCGCTCCACAGATCCCTTCAAAACGCTTTTATCGATCTTATAGAAGAG
This window harbors:
- a CDS encoding anion permease, with amino-acid sequence MPFPTYAGVLLWQVFYVVSIVLARKRNNNYFLLVSGSGLLALSLFCRISQVNEMFFSSFVFLNIYVFFIFLEKHKALASWFAVASLFSFRLLDLDSAFGFAFQNGEILYRGVNWNIVGIFTGTMILADLFMKSRAPEFISEKITKKASTAGFALVLVSAFSGAISIFCENVAALLIVAPVAFSIAEKLKVSPLPFLVSSAVFSNLEGASTLIGDPPSIILAVNTGMNFNDFFFKLGRPGIFFAVQLGALAGLSFLYFKFKNLKQPLEKVEETKVLSWVPAFLLIFLTLGLVFLSVLKLGFDFTGGILCMILASSGLFFWKLKQRKTNTLRRILREFDFETVFLLMGIFILVSGLSKAGVIETVAAFIGDKTRGNFTLTFVFFALSSMLFSAFIDNVPFVSAMIPICISMSSHIGFDQIQSLSLAFAVTLGASIGGNITPVGASSNIVAVGLLRKRGYKVPFLDFVKIGLPFTLFSTLASVAFIYLFWR
- a CDS encoding OmpA family protein, with protein sequence MKSKFSVVLLVAVAFLIPIASLNARVSLDGSGGWFRIPSAYNLGKGTFTIGSRFMLNYYSFEDSFPTTLVYYDTTWTGPVYTVDTTVRDTIVKTGDALMCVTIPFGMSYAITDFDEFGLTWVFYYDRFIAQHIHIRPDNPGIIESDSLGTFQYFGRNSIVSSSIGDLSLFYKRTIPINEKFTMGGLIQIIFPTGPEREDTFTRRTTPDTIRVSEDDITWNGGIFRTFRQGFGGGVSIIGTFKPIPESPFSFGGVLGYNYLGYNEYQTINVGIGASFKGKYFEPFVEATGTFVLSPDSIASPLRLTPGIRFTSLPGLYLDIAYDFRLTSNDKYNVESYAFSPEWLASVGFGWSYDFIPERPKLAWIAGTVTDSRTMTGIQNAQVTFTDTTVDEFVFPGLATDEFGSWYVSEIPAPRYFEVNVNAEGYSSANPRPVFVYPEDSLTDIDFVLDKEQGMISGIVYEIKSDATTSPIAASINISGDTTLTIDTDENGKFEITLLPGTYTFEAFLTGYIPSRKGFDLASDQVLVTEFNLLKEKAELVFHNINFEVNKADLLPESYTVLNQVARLLKENPDVRIEIQGHTDSDGSNSHNQTLSEARANSVRNYLINTQGISPDKLTAVGYGETRLMITPERSREDKRMNRRVEFHVIEN
- a CDS encoding phosphoribosylformylglycinamidine cyclo-ligase, with product MKYEDAGVNIGKAGKALEKIKNVVKSTFDERVVQDIGNFGALFSNGERGYLVSSADGVGTKLKVAFATGEHSTVGQDLVNHCVNDIFVLGAIPMFFLDYIATGSLDEQTYESLIGGLAKACRENSCSLIGGETAEMPGFYSEGEYDIAGFIVGEVAKEDVLGSHLIKQSDVIYGIESSGLHTNGYSLARKILKENNIDFSSYSEDLKASWGEALLKVHRSYLSVLKQAVKEKKIVSALAHITGGGIKGNLERSIPKNLDAKIQINWTIPPIFKILQKLGGVPLSEMFLAFNMGIGMICSVPQEKTSEFERYLMGKNENIHRVGLFEEGTGKVTIEGIE
- a CDS encoding Hsp20/alpha crystallin family protein translates to MYKYRTHEETPFMDVVVKKTTVVVTAEVPGLKSDDILIRLEKNKLTIISKTPPAHTVEGKYILMERCHNPFNRTIVLPLVIDPDSIKTNLSGGILTIYLSILKEIDSARTIQLL